One part of the Vicia villosa cultivar HV-30 ecotype Madison, WI linkage group LG6, Vvil1.0, whole genome shotgun sequence genome encodes these proteins:
- the LOC131609240 gene encoding pentatricopeptide repeat-containing protein At5g48730, chloroplastic-like isoform X2, protein MTSLSSTTSLAPPLPPPTISRRRTTSIRAQSISLPDPHPNHNPPQPSSITGVDKLRHTTMAVTDERTKRIAKEVEKMKSKEAKERKEMTNRKVASQKAVSVILRREATKAIIDKRRKKGPVNSKKLLPRTVLEALNERIAALRWESALKVFELLREQLWYRPYEGVYIKLIVMLGKCKQPDKAFELFQAMVDEGCVLDCESYTALLAAYGRSGLLDKAFSLLEEMKSTPGCKPDVQTYSILIKSCLQISAFDKVQSLLSDMATLGIKPNTVTYNTLIDAYGKAKRFSEMESTILEMLAEQDCQPDVWTMNSTIRAFGNLGQIETMEKCYEKFQASGIQPNVQTFNIFLDSYGKARDFTKMSAVMEYMQKYHYSWTIVTYNIVIDAFGKAGDLKQMEYLFRLMRSERIKPSCVTLCSLVRAYAHAGKPEKVGGVLRFVDNSDVTLDTVFFNCLVDAYMRLDCLDEMKGVLEIMEHKGALFLMST, encoded by the exons ATGACTTCACTCTCCAGCACCACCTCTCTCGCCCCTCCTCTTCCACCACCCACAATCTCCCGTCGCAGAACCACTTCAATTCGCGCACAATCCATCTCCCTACCCGATCCGCACCCAAACCACAATCCTCCTCAACCTTCTTCAATCACCGGAGTAGACAAACTCCGCCACACAACAATGGCAGTGACGGACGAACGGACGAAGAGAATAGCGAAGGAAGTGGAGAAGATGAAATCCAAGGAAGCAAAGGAGAGAAAGGAGATGACGAATAGGAAGGTAGCGTCGCAGAAAGCCGTGTCGGTTATACTTCGTAGAGAGGCCACGAAGGCGATTATTGATAAGAGAAGGAAGAAAGGTCCGGTTAATTCTAAGAAGCTTTTGCCTAGAACTGTGCTTGAAGCGTTGAATGAAAGGATTGCGGCTTTGCGTTGGGAGTCTGCTCTCAAG GTTTTTGAATTACTGCGCGAACAGCTTTGGTACAGACCTTACGAAGGTGTATACATCAAGTTAATAGTCATGCTTGGAAAATGTAAGCAACCTGATAAAGCTTTTGAACTCTTTCAAGCTATGGTTGATGAAGGTTGTGTTTTGGACTGTGAATCATACACTGCATTGTTAGCTGCCTACGGTAGGAGTGGTCTCTTGGATAAAGCTTTTTCTCTTCTTGAGGAAATGAAGAGTACACCTGGTTGTAAGCCTGATGTCCAGACTTATTCAATCCTCATAAAATCGTGCTTGCAGATTTCTGCCTTTGACAAAGTTCAGAGTCTTTTATCTGATATGGCCACTCTTGGTATCAAGCCAAACACAGTCACCTACAATACCCTTATTGATGCTTATGGGAAGGCAAAAAG GTTTTCAGAAATGGAATCTACAATTTTGGAAATGCTTGCTGAACAAGATTGTCAACCTGATGTATGGACCATGAATTCAACAATCAGGGCCTTTGGCAACCTAGGGCAGATAGAAACAATGGAGAAGTGTTATGAAAAGTTTCAAGCATCTGGAATCCAACCAAATGTTCAAACCTTCAACATTTTCTTGGATTCCTACGGCAAAGCCCGTGATTTCACAAAAATGAGTGCTGTAATGGAATATATGCAGAAATATCATTATTCTTGGACAATTGTGACCTACAATATTGTAATTGATGCTTTTGGAAAGGCCGGGGATCTCAAACAGATGGAGTATTTGTTTAGACTAATGCGGTCAGAGAGAATAAAACCTAGTTGTGTCACACTGTGTTCACTTGTGAGGGCTTATGCACATGCAGGTAAGCCTGAAAAAGTTGGCGGTGTCCTGCGTTTTGTTGATAATTCAGATGTAACACTGGACACTGTATTCTTCAATTGCTTGGTGGATGCTTATATGAGATTAGATTGTTTGGATGAGATGAAGGGAGTGCTTGAGATCATGGAACATAAAG GGGCATTGTTTCTGATGAGCACATAG
- the LOC131609240 gene encoding pentatricopeptide repeat-containing protein At5g48730, chloroplastic-like isoform X1, which produces MTSLSSTTSLAPPLPPPTISRRRTTSIRAQSISLPDPHPNHNPPQPSSITGVDKLRHTTMAVTDERTKRIAKEVEKMKSKEAKERKEMTNRKVASQKAVSVILRREATKAIIDKRRKKGPVNSKKLLPRTVLEALNERIAALRWESALKVFELLREQLWYRPYEGVYIKLIVMLGKCKQPDKAFELFQAMVDEGCVLDCESYTALLAAYGRSGLLDKAFSLLEEMKSTPGCKPDVQTYSILIKSCLQISAFDKVQSLLSDMATLGIKPNTVTYNTLIDAYGKAKRFSEMESTILEMLAEQDCQPDVWTMNSTIRAFGNLGQIETMEKCYEKFQASGIQPNVQTFNIFLDSYGKARDFTKMSAVMEYMQKYHYSWTIVTYNIVIDAFGKAGDLKQMEYLFRLMRSERIKPSCVTLCSLVRAYAHAGKPEKVGGVLRFVDNSDVTLDTVFFNCLVDAYMRLDCLDEMKGVLEIMEHKGCKPDFLTYRTMIKAYSSKGMHSHVKELKELLATVKKPPLERNKPDF; this is translated from the exons ATGACTTCACTCTCCAGCACCACCTCTCTCGCCCCTCCTCTTCCACCACCCACAATCTCCCGTCGCAGAACCACTTCAATTCGCGCACAATCCATCTCCCTACCCGATCCGCACCCAAACCACAATCCTCCTCAACCTTCTTCAATCACCGGAGTAGACAAACTCCGCCACACAACAATGGCAGTGACGGACGAACGGACGAAGAGAATAGCGAAGGAAGTGGAGAAGATGAAATCCAAGGAAGCAAAGGAGAGAAAGGAGATGACGAATAGGAAGGTAGCGTCGCAGAAAGCCGTGTCGGTTATACTTCGTAGAGAGGCCACGAAGGCGATTATTGATAAGAGAAGGAAGAAAGGTCCGGTTAATTCTAAGAAGCTTTTGCCTAGAACTGTGCTTGAAGCGTTGAATGAAAGGATTGCGGCTTTGCGTTGGGAGTCTGCTCTCAAG GTTTTTGAATTACTGCGCGAACAGCTTTGGTACAGACCTTACGAAGGTGTATACATCAAGTTAATAGTCATGCTTGGAAAATGTAAGCAACCTGATAAAGCTTTTGAACTCTTTCAAGCTATGGTTGATGAAGGTTGTGTTTTGGACTGTGAATCATACACTGCATTGTTAGCTGCCTACGGTAGGAGTGGTCTCTTGGATAAAGCTTTTTCTCTTCTTGAGGAAATGAAGAGTACACCTGGTTGTAAGCCTGATGTCCAGACTTATTCAATCCTCATAAAATCGTGCTTGCAGATTTCTGCCTTTGACAAAGTTCAGAGTCTTTTATCTGATATGGCCACTCTTGGTATCAAGCCAAACACAGTCACCTACAATACCCTTATTGATGCTTATGGGAAGGCAAAAAG GTTTTCAGAAATGGAATCTACAATTTTGGAAATGCTTGCTGAACAAGATTGTCAACCTGATGTATGGACCATGAATTCAACAATCAGGGCCTTTGGCAACCTAGGGCAGATAGAAACAATGGAGAAGTGTTATGAAAAGTTTCAAGCATCTGGAATCCAACCAAATGTTCAAACCTTCAACATTTTCTTGGATTCCTACGGCAAAGCCCGTGATTTCACAAAAATGAGTGCTGTAATGGAATATATGCAGAAATATCATTATTCTTGGACAATTGTGACCTACAATATTGTAATTGATGCTTTTGGAAAGGCCGGGGATCTCAAACAGATGGAGTATTTGTTTAGACTAATGCGGTCAGAGAGAATAAAACCTAGTTGTGTCACACTGTGTTCACTTGTGAGGGCTTATGCACATGCAGGTAAGCCTGAAAAAGTTGGCGGTGTCCTGCGTTTTGTTGATAATTCAGATGTAACACTGGACACTGTATTCTTCAATTGCTTGGTGGATGCTTATATGAGATTAGATTGTTTGGATGAGATGAAGGGAGTGCTTGAGATCATGGAACATAAAGGTTGTAAGCCCGATTTCTTAACTTATAGAACAATGATTAAAGCTTATTCATCTAAAGGTATGCATAGTCATGTAAAGGAGCTTAAAGAGCTCCTTGCAACAGTGAAGAAACCTCCTTTAGAAAGAAATAAACCTGACTTTTGA